The stretch of DNA GCGCTTAAGACAATTTACTCATCTTCGTTCACCCGATCCCGCAATTCCTTCCCCGGCTTGAAATGCGGGACGAACTTGCCGTCGAGCGGGACGGATTGGCCGGTCTTGGGGTTTCGGCCGACGCGGGGGGCGCGGTAATGGAGGGAAAAACTGCCGAAGCCGCGGATTTCAATGCGATCACCAGTGGCCAGTGCCTGAGCCATTTGCTCAAGCATGGTTTTGATTGCCAGTTCCACATCCTTGGACGACAGCAGCCCTTGTTGGGTGACGATACGCTCGATCAACTCCGACTTGGTCATGGTTTTCCCTTCGTTTTCAAGCGGCTAGATCATTTGGGTTCCGGTCGTTTGTAGCATGTTGCTCAGAGTTTGAACAGCCTAGACGTTTGGGTCAGGTTTTTGGATTTGGTAGCGAGGTGCGGACGTTGTGCTTTGGGTTGGTGGATCGGAGAAGCGCGATCACCCTACCATTCCAGCAGCGATACGTGCCGTTTTGGGGACCTTACACGGGCCAGCCAGCAGCAAAAAAGGGCAACTAACGGAGGGTGGATAACGCTTTTCTCATCCACCATAAGCGCCAGTGGTTCTGTCGATTTGTTGGGCGGATTGGCGAAGTGCGATCCACCCTACCGTTCTGGCAAATGGCAGATGCAAAAAAGGGTGGACCGAAGTCCACCCTTTCTTTTCTGACGAGGCATAGCCTCATCGCGTGCCGCTACATCTAAGCATCAATCTTCGCGATAGCGGCGCAGCTTCAGTTGCTTACCACCGACGCGGGTGTCCTTGAGCTTACCCAACAGACGCTCGAGGCCCTCTTCCGGCAGTTCGACCAGGCTGAAGCTGTCGCGCACCTGGATGCGGCCGATAGCTTCGCGGGCCAGGCCGCCTTCGTTGAGGATGGCGCCGAGCAGGTTGCGAGCAGCGATGCCGTCACGGGCGCCCAGTGGGCTGCGGCAGCGAGCGCGGCCTTCAGCCAGCGGGACCGGGGCACGACGCTCGCGGTCACCGCTACGCTCTGGACGATCGGAGCGTTCACCCCGAGGCGCGCTGGTGGGAACCAGCGGCTGCTCTTTCTCGACTTCCGCCAAGGTCAATGCTTGCCCATTAGTGGCTTTGCGCAGCAGCGCAGCGGCCAGTGCGCGCGGACTGCAGCCGATGTCGGCTACCAGCTTGTCAAGCAGCTCGCCATGGCTCGCTTCAGCATCTGCTACCAGCGGAGCCAAGCTGTTGGTCAACTTCTTGATGCGTGCTTCAAGTACTTGCTGACCGTTAGGCAGACGTGCTTCGGCAACCTTTTGATTGGTTACACGCTCGATGACCTGCAGCATGCGGCGCTCACGCGGGGTCACCAGCAGCAGTGCGCGACCTTCGCGACCGGCACGGCCAGTACGGCCGATACGGTGCACGTACGACTCGGGGTCGTAAGGCATATCCACGTTGAAAACGTGGGTGATACGTGACACATCGAGGCCGCGCGCGGCGACGTCGGTTGCGACCACGATGTCCAGGCGACCATCCTTCAGCGATTCGATGACGCGCTCACGCTGGTTCTGGGCGATGTCGCCGTTCAGCGCAGCGGCCTTGTAGCCTTTGGCTTCCAGCGCGGCGGCCAGATCAAGGGTGGCCTGCTTGGTACGCACGAACGCGATCAGTGCGTCGAAGTCTTCGACTTCCAGCAGGCGCAGCACAGCTGCAATCTTCTGGTCGGCATGAACCATCAGGTGCGCCTGCTCGATGCGGGCGACGGTCTGGGTCTTGGTGGCGACTTTGATGTGCTGCGGCTCGCGCAGGTGCTTCTCGGCGATGGCGCGAATCGAATGCGGCAGGGTCGCGGAGAACAGCACGGTCTGACGGCTTTCCGGCATGGCTTCGAAGATGACTTCGAGGTCGTCCATGAAGCCCAGCTTGAGCATTTCGTCAGCTTCGTCGAGTACGAGGTACTGAATGGTGCCGAGCAGTGCGCTGTTACGGCTCAGGTGGTCGACCAGACGACCAGGCGTGGCGACGATGACTTGCGCGCCCTGGCGAATGGCCTTGAGCTGCGGGCCCATCGGTGCGCCACCGTAGACCGCAACAACGGTCAGGCCAGGCATCTGCTTGGAATAGGTTTCGAAAGCGGTGGCAACCTGCAGTGCCAGCTCGCGAGTGGGCGCGAGAATCAGCGCCTGCACTTCCTTACGGGCCGGATCGATCTTTGACAGGATTGGCAACGCGAAGGCGGCAGTTTTGCCGGTACCGGTCTGGGCCTGGCCGATCATGTCGTGGCCGCCGAGAATTACCGGAATAGCCTGGCTCTGGATGGCCGACGGCTCTTCGTAGCCCACAGCGACAACAGCTGCGAGTACGGAGGGGTGAATACCGAGTGCGGCAAAGCCGCCGATTTCTTGGGTCATGGGTCTTTTCCTGATGCTCCGCAAAGACCCATGTTCCGAAGCTGCGCATGCCATGCAAAACCCGAAGGTCACCCTGGCAGCCTTGGTCGGCGG from Pseudomonas sp. DNDY-54 encodes:
- the ihfB gene encoding integration host factor subunit beta; its protein translation is MTKSELIERIVTQQGLLSSKDVELAIKTMLEQMAQALATGDRIEIRGFGSFSLHYRAPRVGRNPKTGQSVPLDGKFVPHFKPGKELRDRVNEDE